The proteins below are encoded in one region of Macrobrachium rosenbergii isolate ZJJX-2024 chromosome 29, ASM4041242v1, whole genome shotgun sequence:
- the LOC136854622 gene encoding UNC93-like protein isoform X2, giving the protein MSSGMAISKGEGGLANPAFVQDDSSSEGVGSTPESLREHKASLGGIPNPAFNKDSTSQDSRSLKSSIKDARKESRTVPKGITQDEKVEKLSILKNIVIISVAFIFLFTAYNSMANLQSSINKEMGTAALSTLYGALVVSCCFVPSWLIKRLKEKHTLSLCMLGYTSYIAAQFYPQYYTLIPTAILLGIGAAPMWSSKCTYLTKVGTRYAHIVGENPEVIITRFFGIFFLFFQSTQVWGNLITSTVLSVGAEDPAKSEEDLKICGYEFCPWYNVSAGNSTGIPQWQMYTMSSIYLVFALLASLIIFLFVDPLTKFENIDTKTSNEERTGLQLLLATFNHMRHPYQLLIFPLTIWSGVEQAFLSADFTAAYVSCGLGVHMVGYVLICYGICDVIGSISFTPLVKSVGRIPVFLLGFSINLSVVITLMYWMPNPDQVPVFFVLAGLWGFADAIWQTQINAFYGVIFPGESEAAFSNYRLWESLGFIIAYACSTVTCIPDKIVTLLVFLSVGITGYLTIEVIEKTGRLKRDGEGKVVPVDKVITGRY; this is encoded by the exons GAGTTCAGGAATGGCAATCAGCAAAGGAGAAGGTGGGTTAGCTAACCCGGCGTTCGTTCAAGATGACAGCTCCTCTGAAG GTGTGGGATCTACGCCAGAGTCCTTGAGGGAACACAAAGCATCACtag GTGGGATTCCCAACCCTGCTTTCAACAAAGACTCCACATCACAGG ATTCTCGCTCCCTCAAATCCTCGATCAAAGATGCCCGGAAGGAGAGCAGGACCGTGCCCAAAGGCATCACTCAAGATGAGAAGGTGGAAAAATTATCCATCTTGAAAAATATCGTCATCATTTCGGTAGCTTTCATCTTTCTGTTCACGGCTTACAACTCCATGGCGAACCTTCAGTCCTCAATTAACAA AGAAATGGGCACGGCCGCCCTCTCTACCCTGTACGGAGCCCTGGTCGTCTCCTGCTGCTTCGTGCCCTCCTGGCTGATCAAGCGGCTGAAGGAGAAGCATACCCTTTCGCTCTGCATGTTGGGGTACACGTCGTACATCGCTGCCCAGTTCTATCCTCAGTACTACACCCTCATACCCACGGCCATTCTCCTGGGCATAGGCGCTGCGCCCATGTGGTCTTCCAAGTGCACTTACCTGACCAAG GTCGGAACCCGCTACGCTCATATCGTTGGGGAAAATCCAGAAGTGATCATAACCCGCTTTTTCGGAatattcttcttgttcttccagTCGACGCAGGTCTGGGGGAATCTGATCACTTCCACAG TACTGTCCGTCGGCGCCGAGGACCCCGCAAAATCCGAGGAAGACCTCAAGATTTGCGGCTACGAGTTCTGCCCTTGGTACAACGTGAGCGCCGGCAACTCCACGGGGATCCCCCAGTGGCAGATGTACACCATGTCTTCCATCTACCTGGTCTTCGCCCTCCTGGCCTCCCTCATCATCTTTCTTTTCGTGGACCCTCTGACGAA ATTTGAGAACATCGACACCAAGACTTCCAACGAGGAACGAACGGGTCTTCAGCTCCTGTTAGCAACCTTCAATCACATGAGACATCCCTACCAGCTCCTCATCTTTCCTCTCACCATTTGGTCTGGAGTCGAACAGGCTTTCCTCAGCGCTGATTTTACTGCT GCATACGTATCTTGCGGCCTTGGCGTCCACATGGTCGGCTACGTCCTGATCTGCTACGGCATCTGCGACGTTATAGGCTCTATATCCTTCACGCCCTTGGTGAAGAGCGTTGGGCGTATCCCCGTCTTCCTCCTGGGCTTCTCCATCAACTTGAGCGTTGTCATCACACTCATGTACTGGATGCCGAACCCCGACCAGGTTCCCGTTTTCTTCGTCCTCGCCGGGCTGTGGGGCTTCGCTGATGCTATATGGCAGACTCAGATAAACG CGTTCTACGGCGTGATATTCCCCGGGGAGAGCGAAGCCGCCTTCAGCAACTACCGCCTGTGGGAGTCTTTGGGTTTCATCATCGCCTACGCCTGCAGCACAGTCACCTGCATCCCGGACAAGATTGTCACCCTCCTGGTGTTCCTGTCCGTGGGCATAACCGGCTACCTGACGATCGAGGTCATCGAGAAGACGGGCAGGCTCAAAAGAGACGGCGAGGGGAAGGTGGTTCCTGTTGATAAGGTCATAACTGGGAGGTATTAG
- the LOC136854622 gene encoding UNC93-like protein isoform X1, whose translation MAISKGEGGLANPAFVQDDSSSEGVGSTPESLREHKASLGGIPNPAFNKDSTSQDSRSLKSSIKDARKESRTVPKGITQDEKVEKLSILKNIVIISVAFIFLFTAYNSMANLQSSINKEMGTAALSTLYGALVVSCCFVPSWLIKRLKEKHTLSLCMLGYTSYIAAQFYPQYYTLIPTAILLGIGAAPMWSSKCTYLTKVGTRYAHIVGENPEVIITRFFGIFFLFFQSTQVWGNLITSTVLSVGAEDPAKSEEDLKICGYEFCPWYNVSAGNSTGIPQWQMYTMSSIYLVFALLASLIIFLFVDPLTKFENIDTKTSNEERTGLQLLLATFNHMRHPYQLLIFPLTIWSGVEQAFLSADFTAAYVSCGLGVHMVGYVLICYGICDVIGSISFTPLVKSVGRIPVFLLGFSINLSVVITLMYWMPNPDQVPVFFVLAGLWGFADAIWQTQINAFYGVIFPGESEAAFSNYRLWESLGFIIAYACSTVTCIPDKIVTLLVFLSVGITGYLTIEVIEKTGRLKRDGEGKVVPVDKVITGRY comes from the exons ATGGCAATCAGCAAAGGAGAAGGTGGGTTAGCTAACCCGGCGTTCGTTCAAGATGACAGCTCCTCTGAAG GTGTGGGATCTACGCCAGAGTCCTTGAGGGAACACAAAGCATCACtag GTGGGATTCCCAACCCTGCTTTCAACAAAGACTCCACATCACAGG ATTCTCGCTCCCTCAAATCCTCGATCAAAGATGCCCGGAAGGAGAGCAGGACCGTGCCCAAAGGCATCACTCAAGATGAGAAGGTGGAAAAATTATCCATCTTGAAAAATATCGTCATCATTTCGGTAGCTTTCATCTTTCTGTTCACGGCTTACAACTCCATGGCGAACCTTCAGTCCTCAATTAACAA AGAAATGGGCACGGCCGCCCTCTCTACCCTGTACGGAGCCCTGGTCGTCTCCTGCTGCTTCGTGCCCTCCTGGCTGATCAAGCGGCTGAAGGAGAAGCATACCCTTTCGCTCTGCATGTTGGGGTACACGTCGTACATCGCTGCCCAGTTCTATCCTCAGTACTACACCCTCATACCCACGGCCATTCTCCTGGGCATAGGCGCTGCGCCCATGTGGTCTTCCAAGTGCACTTACCTGACCAAG GTCGGAACCCGCTACGCTCATATCGTTGGGGAAAATCCAGAAGTGATCATAACCCGCTTTTTCGGAatattcttcttgttcttccagTCGACGCAGGTCTGGGGGAATCTGATCACTTCCACAG TACTGTCCGTCGGCGCCGAGGACCCCGCAAAATCCGAGGAAGACCTCAAGATTTGCGGCTACGAGTTCTGCCCTTGGTACAACGTGAGCGCCGGCAACTCCACGGGGATCCCCCAGTGGCAGATGTACACCATGTCTTCCATCTACCTGGTCTTCGCCCTCCTGGCCTCCCTCATCATCTTTCTTTTCGTGGACCCTCTGACGAA ATTTGAGAACATCGACACCAAGACTTCCAACGAGGAACGAACGGGTCTTCAGCTCCTGTTAGCAACCTTCAATCACATGAGACATCCCTACCAGCTCCTCATCTTTCCTCTCACCATTTGGTCTGGAGTCGAACAGGCTTTCCTCAGCGCTGATTTTACTGCT GCATACGTATCTTGCGGCCTTGGCGTCCACATGGTCGGCTACGTCCTGATCTGCTACGGCATCTGCGACGTTATAGGCTCTATATCCTTCACGCCCTTGGTGAAGAGCGTTGGGCGTATCCCCGTCTTCCTCCTGGGCTTCTCCATCAACTTGAGCGTTGTCATCACACTCATGTACTGGATGCCGAACCCCGACCAGGTTCCCGTTTTCTTCGTCCTCGCCGGGCTGTGGGGCTTCGCTGATGCTATATGGCAGACTCAGATAAACG CGTTCTACGGCGTGATATTCCCCGGGGAGAGCGAAGCCGCCTTCAGCAACTACCGCCTGTGGGAGTCTTTGGGTTTCATCATCGCCTACGCCTGCAGCACAGTCACCTGCATCCCGGACAAGATTGTCACCCTCCTGGTGTTCCTGTCCGTGGGCATAACCGGCTACCTGACGATCGAGGTCATCGAGAAGACGGGCAGGCTCAAAAGAGACGGCGAGGGGAAGGTGGTTCCTGTTGATAAGGTCATAACTGGGAGGTATTAG